The Enhydrobacter sp. sequence AGCTCCAAGGCCTTCTCGACGCTGCGCAACCGTTCGTCGCCATCGGCGATCACGCCCGGCACCTCGAGCAGGTAGTGATGCATGCCGCCGGCAATCTGGTCCAGCGCCGATGTGAAGGCGGGCAGGCCTGCCTTCGCAAGGGCGCCGGCGATGCGATTGCGGCTGATGCCCGATGGTGCCTGCAGGACGAGAAGGGCACGATCGTCGCCGCTCTCCTCCGGCTCGATGCGCGCCAGCATCAGGGCAGAGATGTCGCGCGCCCGGGCATTGGGCATGACCAGGAACGGCAGGCGCGCCACGACATTGGGCAAGGTCGGCTCGCCGCTGGCGAGCAGCGGCCACCACGCGGCCGTGTCGGCCTCGATCGGCGCGGGCACGACACCGATGGTGGCGGGGCTCGCCCGCACCTCGGCCAGCACCTGGGCCGGCGATTCATAGGCCACCATCGGGATCTGGCAGCCGAAATGGTCGCGCGCGACATCCCAATAGCCCGGCTGGTCCGCCGGCCGGCAGACGGCGATCCTGAGGTTCTTGGTCTGCATCAGCGCGAAAGCGCTGATCATCTCGCGCCACATGCGATAGACGGCAGCGACCGGAAAGACGCCGTCGTGCGTTGCGAGCCGTCTACGCAGGATCTGCGCTTCACGGCCCGGCCGCATGGCGAGACCGCCGGCCGTCTTGGCGGCGGCGATCTGGCCAACCAGGGACGCCCGTTGGCGGATGAGCCCGTGCAACTCGCCATCGATCTTGTCGATTTGCTGTCGCAGGGTTTCGAGACTGGGTGCGTCCATGGAGCCAGGAAAGAAAACCGAACAGCGCGGATACTACGTCCGGCGGCCCGGCGTAAAGCCAAACAACAGCGCAAGGCTTGCACGGCAGAGGCGCGATCCGTATAAAAGCTCGCGTGGAATTTGAGCCGACCGGCTTGCGGCCACGTTAAATCCCGCTAAAAGGTCGGAGCGCTCGAAAAAGCCCCCGTCCTTCCGGTCGGGGGCTTTTCGTTGCGCCGCGGCGTGGACCGGGGCGCGGGAGTGAGACGTGAGTGTCGAGCTGGACGACCTGACCGACGCCGAGCGCAAGGCTCTGGACCGATGTCACCAGGCGGTGCTGGGCCGGCAGCGACCGCTGCGGCTCGATTGCGGCGTCGAGCTCGGTCCCTATCGCATGGCCTACCAGACCTATGGCCGGCTGAACGCCGACAAGTCGAATGCCATCCTGATCTGCCACGCGCTGACCGGTGATCAGTTCGTGGTCGAGCGCCATCCCGTGACGGGAAAGCCGGGCTGGTGGGACTCGCTGGTCGGGCCCGGCAAGGTGATCGACCCGACGCGCTACTTCATCATTTGCGCCAATGTCCTGGGCGGCTGCATGGGCAGCACGGGGCCGACGGCGCTCGAGCCGGCGACCGGCCAGCCGTGGAACCTGCGCTTTCCGGTCGTCACCGTCGGCGACATGGTGCGCGCGCAGGCTGCGCTGCTCGACCATCTCGGCATACCGGACCTGTTCTGCGTGATCGGCGGCTCGATGGGCGGCATGCAGGTGCTGGAATGGACCGCGAGCTATCCGAAGCGAGTCTTCTCCGCCGTGCCGATCGCCTGCGCCGCGCGCCATTCGGCGCAGAACATCGCCTTCCACGAGGTCGGCCGCCAGGCCATCATGGCCGATCCCGAGTGGAAGGGCGGCGACTACCGCCTGCATGGTACGATGCCGGCGCGCGGGCTCGCGGTGGCGCGCATGACCGCGCACATCACCTATCTCTCCGAGCGCGCGTTGCAGCGCAAGTTCGGCCGCTCGCTGCAGAACCGCGACGCGCTGGGCTTCGGTTTCGACGCCGACTTCCAGGTCGAGAGCTATCTGCGCCACCAGGGCTCGACCTTCGTCGATCGCTTCGACGCCAATTCCTACCTCTACATCACGCGCGCCATGGACTATTTCGACCTGGCGGCGGCGCATGACGGCGTGCTGGCCAAGGCCTTCACCGGAACGCCCACGCGCTTCTGCCTGATGTCCTTCACCTCGGACTGGCTGTTCCCGACGCGCGAGAGCCGCGAGATCGTGCATGCGCTCAATGCTGCCGCGGCCAACGTGTCGTTCGTCGAGATCGAGAGCGACAAGGGCCACGATGCCTTTCTGCTCGACGAACCCGAAATGTTCCGCACGCTGCAGGGCTTCCTGCAGGGGGCCGCGCTGGTCCGCGGCCTCGGAGACGTGTCGTGAGTGCCGCCGCGATCCGTGTCGACCTGCAGCTCATCGCCGACATGGTCGAGCCGAAAACGCGCGCCCTCGATGTCGGCTGCGGCGACGGTTCGCTGCTCGCCTATCTGATGAGCTTCAAGCGGGTCGACGCCCGCGGCATGGAGCTGAGCCAGGCGGGCGTCAATGCCTGCGTCGCGAGCGGCCTGTCGGTGATCCAGGGCGACGCCGACGCCGATCTTCGTGACTATCCCGACGATGCCTTCGACTACGTGATCCTGAGCCAGACGCTGCAGGCTACGCGCGAGCCGCGCGAGGTGCTGCGCCAGATGCTGCGCGTGGGCAAGCGGGCGATCGTGTCGTTCCCCAACTTCGCGCACTGGCAGGTCCGGCTGCGCCTGGTGTTCGGCGGCCGGATGCCGGAGACCCTATCGCTGCCCTACAAGTGGTACGACACGCCCAACATCCATCTTTGCAGCATCGACGATTTTCGCGCGCTCTGCCGCGACATGGGCGTGCATGTCGAGCGCGCCATCGTGCTGAACAGCAAGAGCCGGCCCATCCATATGCCACCGCTGCTCGCCAACCTGTTCGGCGAGCAGGCGGTGTTCATGCTGCGGCGGGATTAGCCGCTCGGATCAGTTCTTCCGGTGGCCGGCGAGCGCCGCGGCCAGGCCGAGGCCGATGAACAGGGTGCCGCTCACGTAGCGCTCGATGCCGAGATAGCGCCGGCTGTGCTTCAGCCAGCGGCCTGCAGTGCCGGCCACGAGGGCATAGCAGCCATCGGTGACGAGGCCGAGGAGGGCAAACAGCAGGCCCAGGAAGGCGATCTGCATGGCCAGGTGGCCGCGCTCGGGATCGACGAACTGCGGAAGGAACGCGAAGAAGAACAGGGCCGTCTTGGGATTGAGCAGGTTGACGATGAAGCCGTCGCGGAAAAGTCGCGCATGGCTGTGGCGCACCAGCGTCTCGTCGCCGGCGGGAGCATCGGCATGGCCGAATATCTTCTTGAGGCCGAGCCAGACGAGATAGGCGGCGCCCGCGTACTTCACGATGCTGAAGGCGAGCGCAGACGACGCCAGCAGGGCCGACAGGCCGAGCGCCGCCGCGAGAATGTGGACCAGCGTCGCGGTGTGGATGCCCAGATCCGAGACGAAGCCCGCGAGCCGCCCCTGCTCCATCGAGCGCGCGACGATATAGAGCACGGCCGGTCCGGGGATCAGCAGCAGCACCAGCGCGGCGCCGATGAACAGGCTGATGTTGGCGGCGCTGGGAATGGCGATCTCCATGACTGGCTCCTCCTTCTCGCTTGCAACGTCCTATGTCGGCCGGCCGGACCGCTCATAGCGGGCCTCGAACGCCAGCAGCGGCTCGAAATCCGCCTCGCTCGTTGGCCGAGGCGCCACTCAGGCACGGGCTGCGATCTTCGCCACGCGCGGCTTCGCCGCCACGAGCCAATCCCCGGTTCGAAGCTCCATCGATCGGTCGAGGCGGCCGGCGTTGAAGAATACCGACTCGTTCTGGAGAAGATCCTCGTCGGCCACGATGGCAAGATCGGAATTGAGGGCGAACGGCGGCACCGCACCCATGACGCAGCCCGTCAGTGCCTGCGCCGTTTGCGGCGAGGCGAAACCGCACTTGCGGGCTCCGAACAGGGCAGCGACGGCCTCGAAGTCGAGCTTGCGGTTGCCGGACAGGACCGCCAGCACGTGGCGCCGCCCGCCGCCTCCGCCGCGCAGGTCGAGCACCATCGCCTTGGCTGCCTGGTCGGGCCGGTTGCCGCGGATGGTGCTGATCTTTTCGGATCGGCCTTCGGCTTCGTGCTCGATCACCCTGAACTTCGCCTCGGCCTCGGTCAGCAGCGCCACGAGCCGGTGGAAGACGTCCCCGCCCGGAACCTCATCGTCCACAGATCACCTTCTCCGACAGGATGGCGAGTGCCTCCTCGAGGCCCGGCACCTTGCCGTCAGCGGGTGCGACGCCGGCATCGACGGTGCGCCGGTGGCTGCGCTCGATGGTCTCGGTCATCAGCGGCTCGACGCCCGTCTCGCGCAACGTCCGGGCGACCAGGCCCATCTCCTCCCAGCGCCGCTGGGCATGCACGACATGGGTCTGCACCAGCATGGCGATGAAGTCGCGCAGGAGCATGGAGTCGGCATCGGACAGGCAGCCCAGCACCTCCTGCAGGATTCCCTGGCGCTGCGCAGCGACCAGGGCCTCGACGCCCAGCGCCTCCAGCCCCTTGATCAGCGTGCTGCGCAGCATCTTCACCGACGAGGCGCTGCCGGGCCTGGGCCCCAGCAACTCGGCGTCGAAGCCGTTGGCGTTCATCCAGTCCACCATGGCCGCAGCATCCTCGCCTGCCACCAGCATCGGCGCCCTGATGCCCTGCTTGAAGAAGCCGCCCATCACCGCGACGTCGACATAGCGGCCACCCGCGGCTTCGATGGGCGCCCGATCATCGTCCGACATGCTGCCGGTGACCGTGCAGAGGTCGAGGTAGTGCGCGCCGTTCTTGAGGAAGGGAGCGGCTGCTTTCGCCGCTTCGAGCGCGTGCTCGCCCTGCACTGCGCAGATCACGAGATCCGCTTCCCGCAAGGCGTCGGTGTAGATTCCCTCGATTGCAACATCGAGGCGTCGCGCTTCCCTGCCGAGTGCGGTGCCGCGCGCATCCTTGTCGAGTGCGGTGTCGATCGCGATCAGGCGGCGAGGCGCGTTGTCGCCGGGCTGCGATGGTCCGCGCCAGCCGCCCTCGACGGCGAGGCCACGTGCGATGGCAGAACCTGCCTCGCCGAAGCCGAGCAGGGCGATGACGCGAGGCGGGATCGGCATCAGGAGGCGGGCGCTTCGCCGTCCTTGTTGTGGGTGTTGCGGGCGGCGTGGGTGTCGCGCTGTGAAGCGATGCGGAGCTTGGGCCGCACCACGGCAAGGGCGGGCGTATGGCGCTCGGCGATGCCGGCGTAGAGCTGCTTGCCGGCCTCGATCACATTCACGCCCGCGAACCGGCCAAGCCAGCGCCGGCCGAAGCGCTCGACGGTGGGCGCCATGCGCAGCGCGAGTCGCGAATGGGTGGGCGGCATATAGAGGGCGCGCGTCTGGCGCAGCGGGGCAAACATGTTGGCGCGCAACAGGCTCGCCACCTGGCCCGCTGAGTACGGATGGCCCTGATAGAACGGCGAGCGGTCGATCTGCGACCATAGACCGGCACGTGTCGGCGCCACGGTGATCAGCCGGCCGCCATCGGCCATCACGCGCCAGATCTCACGCAGCATCGGCCGCACCTGCTCGGTGCATTCGATGGCATGGACCAAAAGCACGCGATCGACCGAACGATCAGGCAGAGGAAGATCCATCTCGTCGACCAGTGCCGTATGGTTGTTGCCCTCGCGCGGCCAGCGCGTCACGCCCTGCTGTGCCGGCATGAAAGCCATCACCCGAGCGGCCTCGTCCATGAACGGACGCAGGAAGGGCGCGGCATAGCCCAGCCCCAGCATCGTCTCGCCGCGC is a genomic window containing:
- a CDS encoding YbaK/EbsC family protein, coding for MDDEVPGGDVFHRLVALLTEAEAKFRVIEHEAEGRSEKISTIRGNRPDQAAKAMVLDLRGGGGGRRHVLAVLSGNRKLDFEAVAALFGARKCGFASPQTAQALTGCVMGAVPPFALNSDLAIVADEDLLQNESVFFNAGRLDRSMELRTGDWLVAAKPRVAKIAARA
- a CDS encoding chorismate mutase; the protein is MDAPSLETLRQQIDKIDGELHGLIRQRASLVGQIAAAKTAGGLAMRPGREAQILRRRLATHDGVFPVAAVYRMWREMISAFALMQTKNLRIAVCRPADQPGYWDVARDHFGCQIPMVAYESPAQVLAEVRASPATIGVVPAPIEADTAAWWPLLASGEPTLPNVVARLPFLVMPNARARDISALMLARIEPEESGDDRALLVLQAPSGISRNRIAGALAKAGLPAFTSALDQIAGGMHHYLLEVPGVIADGDERLRSVEKALELDRGSIAAIGAYAVPANARP
- a CDS encoding DUF1932 domain-containing protein; translation: MPIPPRVIALLGFGEAGSAIARGLAVEGGWRGPSQPGDNAPRRLIAIDTALDKDARGTALGREARRLDVAIEGIYTDALREADLVICAVQGEHALEAAKAAAPFLKNGAHYLDLCTVTGSMSDDDRAPIEAAGGRYVDVAVMGGFFKQGIRAPMLVAGEDAAAMVDWMNANGFDAELLGPRPGSASSVKMLRSTLIKGLEALGVEALVAAQRQGILQEVLGCLSDADSMLLRDFIAMLVQTHVVHAQRRWEEMGLVARTLRETGVEPLMTETIERSHRRTVDAGVAPADGKVPGLEEALAILSEKVICGR
- a CDS encoding methyltransferase domain-containing protein; amino-acid sequence: MWTDVLDLNEFYSTTLGQMTVRLLRSRLREVWPNVRGETMLGLGYAAPFLRPFMDEAARVMAFMPAQQGVTRWPREGNNHTALVDEMDLPLPDRSVDRVLLVHAIECTEQVRPMLREIWRVMADGGRLITVAPTRAGLWSQIDRSPFYQGHPYSAGQVASLLRANMFAPLRQTRALYMPPTHSRLALRMAPTVERFGRRWLGRFAGVNVIEAGKQLYAGIAERHTPALAVVRPKLRIASQRDTHAARNTHNKDGEAPAS
- a CDS encoding LysE family translocator, which codes for MEIAIPSAANISLFIGAALVLLLIPGPAVLYIVARSMEQGRLAGFVSDLGIHTATLVHILAAALGLSALLASSALAFSIVKYAGAAYLVWLGLKKIFGHADAPAGDETLVRHSHARLFRDGFIVNLLNPKTALFFFAFLPQFVDPERGHLAMQIAFLGLLFALLGLVTDGCYALVAGTAGRWLKHSRRYLGIERYVSGTLFIGLGLAAALAGHRKN
- a CDS encoding homoserine O-acetyltransferase; the protein is MDRCHQAVLGRQRPLRLDCGVELGPYRMAYQTYGRLNADKSNAILICHALTGDQFVVERHPVTGKPGWWDSLVGPGKVIDPTRYFIICANVLGGCMGSTGPTALEPATGQPWNLRFPVVTVGDMVRAQAALLDHLGIPDLFCVIGGSMGGMQVLEWTASYPKRVFSAVPIACAARHSAQNIAFHEVGRQAIMADPEWKGGDYRLHGTMPARGLAVARMTAHITYLSERALQRKFGRSLQNRDALGFGFDADFQVESYLRHQGSTFVDRFDANSYLYITRAMDYFDLAAAHDGVLAKAFTGTPTRFCLMSFTSDWLFPTRESREIVHALNAAAANVSFVEIESDKGHDAFLLDEPEMFRTLQGFLQGAALVRGLGDVS
- the metW gene encoding methionine biosynthesis protein MetW, which codes for MSAAAIRVDLQLIADMVEPKTRALDVGCGDGSLLAYLMSFKRVDARGMELSQAGVNACVASGLSVIQGDADADLRDYPDDAFDYVILSQTLQATREPREVLRQMLRVGKRAIVSFPNFAHWQVRLRLVFGGRMPETLSLPYKWYDTPNIHLCSIDDFRALCRDMGVHVERAIVLNSKSRPIHMPPLLANLFGEQAVFMLRRD